The following DNA comes from Lepeophtheirus salmonis chromosome 11, UVic_Lsal_1.4, whole genome shotgun sequence.
TTCTCACTGGAGCAAAGGAAATGTGCGGGCAACTGATACATCTCCTCTTTTCAGCCAATCGATGGGAAAAGGTTCCTCAAATCCTCTCCACTTTAGATTCTGGAAAACATATCATTTGTGACCGCTATGCCTATTCAGGAATTGCCTATTCATCGTCTAAACCCGGTATGAGCTTTGATTGGTGCGCAAACTCAGACAATGGACTCCCTACTCCGGATCTCATTCTTTTCCTCGATGTGTCACCTGAGGAAGCATTAAAAAGGGGCGGGTTCGGTGATGAAGTGTATGAAAAAGTTGAGTTTCAAGCTAAAGTAAGGGATATTTACTCTAAGCGTCTGTTTGGAAAGGGTGGAGAGTGGAAGTGGGTATCTACGGACGGGAAAAGTTTAGACGAGCTATATACGGAGCTCAGGACGTTAATAGAGGACACACTAGTAAAGGAGAGGGACTCTCCCCCTTCTCCCTTAAACATAAGAAGctgaaatttacaaaattgttgACACTTTCAGTAAcggaacaaaaatt
Coding sequences within:
- the LOC121125815 gene encoding thymidylate kinase: MTTSVLKRGAFIVLEGCDRSGKTTLAKRLSQDPNFEFLRFPDRDSKLTGSLINSFLTGAKEMCGQLIHLLFSANRWEKVPQILSTLDSGKHIICDRYAYSGIAYSSSKPGMSFDWCANSDNGLPTPDLILFLDVSPEEALKRGGFGDEVYEKVEFQAKVRDIYSKRLFGKGGEWKWVSTDGKSLDELYTELRTLIEDTLVKERDSPPSPLNIRS